One segment of Bacillus alkalisoli DNA contains the following:
- a CDS encoding SCO family protein codes for MSSLLAFQLAIICLLLKGSEVIMYNDKYTRKAIILILLFGLALFYFGTDGFTAFTAEKARVNGLLLDKPKFPEVVLEDSKARVYPFSHFEGKYVFITFFYTYCQTVCVELEMNMGEVYRLLPEELLGEEVVFLSISFDPIRDEPSILARYSGYVKSDEETWRMARINDEDELNELLKRFGVIVIPDDYGNFAHNSAFYVVNRNRYLVDVLDYKKPVEAESRVMSLLGEEGMNR; via the coding sequence GTGTCATCATTACTAGCATTCCAATTAGCGATAATTTGCTTGTTATTAAAAGGAAGTGAAGTCATCATGTACAACGACAAATATACAAGAAAAGCTATTATTCTAATACTCTTATTTGGATTAGCCTTGTTTTATTTCGGCACAGACGGCTTCACGGCCTTTACGGCAGAAAAAGCGAGGGTCAATGGCTTGCTTTTGGATAAACCGAAGTTTCCGGAAGTAGTATTGGAGGACAGTAAAGCAAGGGTGTATCCATTTTCACACTTCGAAGGGAAATATGTGTTCATCACCTTTTTTTACACGTACTGCCAGACGGTTTGTGTGGAGCTTGAGATGAATATGGGAGAAGTGTATAGGCTGTTGCCAGAAGAGCTCCTTGGTGAAGAGGTTGTATTTTTAAGTATTAGTTTTGATCCGATAAGGGATGAGCCTTCGATTCTTGCGAGATATAGCGGTTATGTGAAAAGTGACGAGGAAACGTGGAGAATGGCAAGGATTAACGATGAAGATGAACTGAATGAATTGTTGAAAAGGTTTGGTGTCATTGTCATACCTGATGATTACGGGAACTTTGCTCATAACTCGGCGTTTTATGTTGTAAATCGAAACAGGTATTTAGTGGATGTATTAGATTATAAGAAGCCGGTGGAAGCAGAGAGCAGAGTGATGTCTCTTTTAGGCGAGGAGGGGATGAATAGATGA
- a CDS encoding TraB/GumN family protein: MSEENITRLHVNGKEIILIGTAHVSKKSAEQVKEVIEAEQPDSVCVELDEQRYQSIMDGNKWKEMDIFKVIKEKKATLLLMNLAISSFQKRMAKQVGIKPGQEMIQGIESAKEIGAELVLADRNIQVTFSRIWNGIGLFGKAKLMLQIFYSIFSNETVSEEELEKLKSKDMLNAMLNEFTVAFPRLKTPLIDERDQYLAEKIRNAPGEKVVAVLGAAHVPGITQEIHKEHDLRKLTAVPPKSPAPKIIAWMIPILILSVIAYTFYANPSAGMQQTISWVLWNGSFSALGAAIAMGHPLAVLTAFVAAPITSLNPLLAAGWLAGLVQAFIRRPNVADFETLAEDVYSVKGFWNNKVTRILLIVVLANLGSTLGTIIGGADVIRLFLENL, translated from the coding sequence ATGTCTGAAGAAAATATCACTCGGTTACATGTAAATGGCAAAGAGATTATTTTAATCGGTACCGCACACGTTTCGAAAAAAAGTGCAGAGCAAGTAAAAGAGGTTATAGAAGCAGAACAGCCAGATTCCGTTTGTGTAGAGTTAGATGAGCAAAGATATCAATCTATTATGGACGGCAACAAATGGAAAGAGATGGATATATTTAAAGTTATAAAAGAAAAGAAGGCAACGTTATTACTAATGAACCTTGCTATATCTTCGTTTCAAAAGCGAATGGCGAAACAAGTTGGTATTAAACCTGGACAAGAAATGATACAAGGTATTGAGTCTGCCAAAGAAATTGGTGCAGAGCTTGTGTTAGCAGATCGAAATATTCAAGTGACGTTTTCTCGTATTTGGAATGGAATTGGCTTGTTCGGAAAAGCGAAGCTAATGTTACAAATTTTTTATAGCATTTTTAGTAATGAGACAGTTTCAGAAGAAGAACTGGAGAAGCTGAAATCGAAAGATATGCTAAATGCGATGCTAAATGAGTTTACGGTTGCTTTTCCAAGATTGAAAACACCTTTAATTGATGAGCGTGACCAATATTTAGCGGAGAAAATTAGAAATGCACCAGGAGAAAAAGTAGTAGCTGTTTTAGGTGCAGCGCACGTACCTGGTATTACGCAAGAGATACATAAAGAACATGATTTGAGAAAGTTAACAGCGGTACCACCGAAATCACCGGCACCGAAAATCATCGCGTGGATGATTCCAATCTTGATACTATCTGTTATTGCTTATACGTTTTACGCGAATCCTTCAGCAGGAATGCAACAAACGATTAGTTGGGTATTATGGAACGGTTCCTTTTCAGCATTAGGGGCGGCAATTGCGATGGGACATCCTCTTGCTGTATTAACGGCGTTTGTGGCAGCGCCAATTACATCGTTAAACCCGCTTCTAGCTGCCGGGTGGTTAGCAGGGCTAGTACAAGCATTTATTAGACGACCAAATGTAGCGGATTTTGAGACGTTGGCGGAAGATGTGTACAGTGTAAAAGGGTTTTGGAATAATAAAGTCACACGCATCTTGCTTATTGTTGTATTGGCGAACTTAGGAAGCACGCTAGGTACAATTATTGGTGGAGCGGATGTAATAAGGTTGTTTTTAGAGAATTTGTAG